The following are from one region of the Halomonas qaidamensis genome:
- a CDS encoding peptidylprolyl isomerase, whose protein sequence is MARASARHILVSSEEQCNALKQEIENGRDFAEVAKQHSSCPSGRQGGDLGSFGPGQMVPEFDKVVFSGDLNKVHGPVQTQFGYHLLEITSRS, encoded by the coding sequence ATGGCACGCGCCAGCGCCCGTCATATTTTGGTAAGCAGTGAAGAGCAGTGCAACGCACTGAAACAAGAGATCGAAAACGGTCGTGACTTCGCAGAAGTGGCTAAGCAGCACTCTAGCTGCCCATCTGGCCGTCAAGGCGGCGACCTGGGTAGCTTTGGCCCCGGCCAAATGGTACCGGAATTCGACAAGGTCGTTTTCAGCGGTGACCTGAACAAAGTACACGGCCCAGTACAAACCCAGTTTGGTTACCACCTGTTGGAAATCACCAGCCGCAGTTAA